In one window of Mytilus galloprovincialis chromosome 6, xbMytGall1.hap1.1, whole genome shotgun sequence DNA:
- the LOC143078936 gene encoding uncharacterized protein LOC143078936 isoform X3, producing MDDVDNPFQQLEAAKRQLIMEFKENAKSAQELEFWKRMEIVRDNYRHSQEDSSSGDTTEEITQQKSAAGGRADEEKGLKERTVTFQILEMEHGAGDDTPLPQKNFIFQNVGMEHDFNHNATRCESVINLFENEDSNGLGALQLTEDKLERNETNHKNVSAEKANGYKVGIKDLFIAAKKTAKMEARESEKKRKLKEKELKKKQKIESRETERKRKLEENESKKKMIMEAQKSKEKKTREEKEIKNKRKMDKKKAKNQKKYEKCVAKGDEYESKQKRKEEIKSLQEKNISEANQSKQKRRAKNQKKYEKCLAKGDEYESKQKRKEEIKSLQKKNISEANQSKQKKRAKNLKKYEKCLAKGDEYESKQKRKEEIKSLQKKNISEANQSKQKKMFDRNDSTEKRNPEINDKKEKKEHKSIYETFIIDTKERNGEAKPVNRPKLMDFVRSLVGCILNRH from the exons ATGGATGACGTGGATAATCCGTTCCAGCAGTTAGAGGCTGCAAAAAGGCAGCTTATTATGgaatttaaagaaaatgcaaAGTCCGCTCAAGAATTGGAATTTTGGAAAAGAATGGAAATTGTAAGAGATAATTATCGACATTCACAAGAGGATAGTTCATCAGGAGATACGACAG aagaaATAACTCAACAGAAGTCAGCTGCTGGCGGAAGAGCAGACGAAGAAAAGGGTTTAAAAGAACGTACAGTTACATTCCAAATACTTGAGATGGAACATGGAGCAGGGGATGATACACCTTTGCCTCAAAAGAATTTTATATTCCAAAATGTTGGCATGGAGCATGACTTCAATCATAACGCTACAA gatgTGAATCcgtgatcaatttatttgaaaacgaAGACAGCAATGGACTGGGAGCTTTACAG TTGACAGAAGACAAACTTGAAAGAAATGAAACGAATCACAAAAACGTATCTGCTGAAAAGGCCAATGGTTACAAGGTTGGAATCAAAGATCTCTTCATAGCAGCAAAGAAAACAGCAAAAATGGAAGCAAGGGAGTCTGAgaagaaaagaaaactaaaagaaaaagaattaaagaaaaaacagaaaattgaaTCCCGGGAGACTGAAAGGAAAAGAAAACTAGAAGAAAATgaatcaaaaaagaaaatgataatggAGGCTCAGAAATCTAAGGAGAAAAAAACACGAGAAGaaaaggaaattaaaaataaaagaaagatggATAAAAAGAAAGCCAAGAAccaaaagaaatatgaaaaatgtgtAGCGAAGGGAGATGAATACGAgtcaaaacagaaaagaaaagaagaaataaaatcattacaggAAAAAAATATATCGGAGGCTAACCAATCTAAGCAGAAAAGGAGAGCTAAGAAccaaaagaaatatgaaaaatgtttAGCGAAGGGAGATGAATACGAgtcaaaacagaaaagaaaagaagaaataaaatcattacagaaaaaaaatatatcagaggCTAACCAATCTAAGCAGAAAAAGAGAGCTAAGAAcctaaagaaatatgaaaaatgtttAGCGAAGGGAGATGAATACGAGTCAAAACAGAAAAGGaaagaagaaataaaatcattacagaaaaaaaatatatcagaggCTAACCAATCtaagcagaaaaaaatgtttgatcgAAATGATTCTACAGAAAAAAGGAACCCAGAAATAAacgacaaaaaagaaaaaaaagaacataaatcTATTTACGAAACATTTATAATTGACACAAAGGAACGCAATG
- the LOC143078936 gene encoding uncharacterized protein LOC143078936 isoform X1, with translation MDDVDNPFQQLEAAKRQLIMEFKENAKSAQELEFWKRMEIVRDNYRHSQEDSSSGDTTDEEQDEGENLNKDKKTDEKVPDTASDEEITQQKSAAGGRADEEKGLKERTVTFQILEMEHGAGDDTPLPQKNFIFQNVGMEHDFNHNATRCESVINLFENEDSNGLGALQLTEDKLERNETNHKNVSAEKANGYKVGIKDLFIAAKKTAKMEARESEKKRKLKEKELKKKQKIESRETERKRKLEENESKKKMIMEAQKSKEKKTREEKEIKNKRKMDKKKAKNQKKYEKCVAKGDEYESKQKRKEEIKSLQEKNISEANQSKQKRRAKNQKKYEKCLAKGDEYESKQKRKEEIKSLQKKNISEANQSKQKKRAKNLKKYEKCLAKGDEYESKQKRKEEIKSLQKKNISEANQSKQKKMFDRNDSTEKRNPEINDKKEKKEHKSIYETFIIDTKERNGEAKPVNRPKLMDFVRSLVGCILNRH, from the exons ATGGATGACGTGGATAATCCGTTCCAGCAGTTAGAGGCTGCAAAAAGGCAGCTTATTATGgaatttaaagaaaatgcaaAGTCCGCTCAAGAATTGGAATTTTGGAAAAGAATGGAAATTGTAAGAGATAATTATCGACATTCACAAGAGGATAGTTCATCAGGAGATACGACAG ACGAAGAGCAAGACGAAGGAGAGAATCTGAATAAAGACAAGAAAACAGATGAAAAGGTACCAGATACAGCTTCAGATG aagaaATAACTCAACAGAAGTCAGCTGCTGGCGGAAGAGCAGACGAAGAAAAGGGTTTAAAAGAACGTACAGTTACATTCCAAATACTTGAGATGGAACATGGAGCAGGGGATGATACACCTTTGCCTCAAAAGAATTTTATATTCCAAAATGTTGGCATGGAGCATGACTTCAATCATAACGCTACAA gatgTGAATCcgtgatcaatttatttgaaaacgaAGACAGCAATGGACTGGGAGCTTTACAG TTGACAGAAGACAAACTTGAAAGAAATGAAACGAATCACAAAAACGTATCTGCTGAAAAGGCCAATGGTTACAAGGTTGGAATCAAAGATCTCTTCATAGCAGCAAAGAAAACAGCAAAAATGGAAGCAAGGGAGTCTGAgaagaaaagaaaactaaaagaaaaagaattaaagaaaaaacagaaaattgaaTCCCGGGAGACTGAAAGGAAAAGAAAACTAGAAGAAAATgaatcaaaaaagaaaatgataatggAGGCTCAGAAATCTAAGGAGAAAAAAACACGAGAAGaaaaggaaattaaaaataaaagaaagatggATAAAAAGAAAGCCAAGAAccaaaagaaatatgaaaaatgtgtAGCGAAGGGAGATGAATACGAgtcaaaacagaaaagaaaagaagaaataaaatcattacaggAAAAAAATATATCGGAGGCTAACCAATCTAAGCAGAAAAGGAGAGCTAAGAAccaaaagaaatatgaaaaatgtttAGCGAAGGGAGATGAATACGAgtcaaaacagaaaagaaaagaagaaataaaatcattacagaaaaaaaatatatcagaggCTAACCAATCTAAGCAGAAAAAGAGAGCTAAGAAcctaaagaaatatgaaaaatgtttAGCGAAGGGAGATGAATACGAGTCAAAACAGAAAAGGaaagaagaaataaaatcattacagaaaaaaaatatatcagaggCTAACCAATCtaagcagaaaaaaatgtttgatcgAAATGATTCTACAGAAAAAAGGAACCCAGAAATAAacgacaaaaaagaaaaaaaagaacataaatcTATTTACGAAACATTTATAATTGACACAAAGGAACGCAATG
- the LOC143078937 gene encoding bromodomain-containing protein 7-like: MKTKKHKKHKSERHEEERSEKEPLRLVLKVGESLSAHSPHHESKKHKHKKKKKKKSKDHHRHDEERPPKHHYHPPPVDTEEEMEVSQEEEEQPPLSQKPSEDIESEDTEHDDTDVVHVQTPQRPQRPKETITPTRPRGDAERGVLKICLKYIQNKMQAKDVNGFFAYPVNDMIAPGYSMIIANPMDFSTMMVKIDNNEYESVLEYRKDFLLMCNNAMTYNRPETIYNKEAKRLFQIGMKTLSKEKLLVMKRTLPFMASLRYEELGIDEPDDETKAVMEAIVEEEKEHKQRAKDREEIGRFEAVPDIMSASEILAQAQNAAKDAADLLKYRESKSRFGFLRKKDDGTTSMVLLNPDNDGIVSKNERVISIGSLIGKLGTGGGSLAGYKEDKRNRVTTGQYLNYGPFGTYAPQYDSTFANMTKEETDILLSTYGDETGVGYAKSVMSFVESGGDYAIAMVDNLLDILTKGEHAKTKILQQKMKDGGGTTDERSANIDFDSLRGLSDLGVDMSFLDNMEKSMKKEKDPVQEKLDQTATLINDLQQTQSERLSQNLPPHITQVPGPSEKEIQLAQKVTKELKELAREAQPANISSVQGLRNAMGVGYDPSESQQIFTPSSSQPSNQINQPTQQSSEIKTSQPSISSQASTNQTIELLQSSNYSTNIPNIISQHVTTPTYQQTNPLAVLQQQSVQQPSIMLQQQPSSLVHQQQQSQVLQSTAVSYQTATLTASSSVPFSQATGTSYNQPITVGEVPVVGQEVQNAPEGLTTINDDDSDIEMDISEFLQFPSN; encoded by the exons atgaaaacaaagaagCATAAAAAGCACAAATCTGAGCGACATGAAG aggAGAGATCTGAAAAAGAACCATTAAGACTGGTACTGAAGGTTGGTGAATCTCTTAGTGCACACAGTCCTCATCATGAGAGTAAGAAACataaacacaaaaagaaaaagaagaagaaatctAAAGATCACCACAGACATGATGAG GAGAGACCACCTAAGCATCATTACCATCCTCCTCCTGTTGACACAGAGGAAGAGATGGAGGTGTCCCAAGAGGAAGAGGAGCAGCCACCATTATCACAAAAGCCATCAGAAGATATAGAATCAGAAGATACTGAGCATGATGATACAGATGTTGTTCATGTTCAGACACCACAGAGACCACAAAGACCAAAGGAAACCATAACTCCAACAAGACCTAGAGGGGACGCTGAACGGGGAGtgttaaaaatctgtttgaaatatatacaaaataaaatgcaagC gAAGGATGTGAATGGATTTTTTGCCTACCcagtaaatgatatgattgcCCCTGGATATTCCATGATCATAGCCAACCCAATGGACTTTAGTACCATGATGGTCAAAATAGACAACAATGAATATGAAAGTGTTCTGGAGTATAGG AAAGACTTTTTATTGATGTGCAATAATGCTATGACGTACAACAGACCAGAAACTATTTATAACAAGGAGGCCAAGCGTTTGTTTCAAATTGGTATGAAAACACTGAGTAAG GAGAAACTTCTTGTTATGAAGAGAACCCTTCCATTCATGGCCAGCTTGCGTTATGAAGAGTTAGGTATAGATGAGCCAGATGATGAAACTAAAGCTGTGATGGAAGCCATCGTAGAGGAAGAAAAGGAACATAAACAAAGAGCTAAAGATAGAGAAGA AATTGGTAGATTTGAAGCAGTACCAGATATTATGAGTGCCTCAGAAATATTGGCTCAGGCTCAGAATGCTGCAAAAGATGCTGCTGATCTGTTAAAATACAGAGAGTCTAAATCAAGG TTTGGATTTCTTCGTAAGAAAGATGATGGCACTACATCTATGGTATTGCTGAACCCTGATAATGATGGAATTG TGAGTAAGAATGAACGTGTGATTAGTATTGGTTCATTGATTGGGAAGTTAGGAACTGGTGGAGGATCTTTGGCAGGGTACAAAGAAGACAAGAGAAACAGAGTCACTACAG GGCAGTATTTGAATTATGGACCGTTTGGTACATATGCTCCTCAGTATGACTCAACATTTGCTAACATGACAAAGGAAGAAACAGACATACTACTATCAACCTATGGAGACGAGACAGGAGTAGGATATGCCAAGAG TGTAATGAGTTTTGTTGAGAGTGGTGGTGACTATGCGATAGCTATGGTAGATAATTTATTGGATATCCTGACTAAAGGAGAACATGCTAAAACCAAGATATTACAACAG aAAATGAAAGATGGAGGTGGTACTACCGATGAAAGATCAGCAAATATAGACTTTGATTCTCTTAGAGGTCTTAGTGATCTGGGAGTAGATATGTCATTTCTGGATAATATGG aaaaatcaaTGAAGAAAGAGAAAGATCCAGTTCAAGAAAAGCTTGATCAGACAGCTACTTTAATAAATGATCTTCAACAAACACAGAGTGAACGACTTAGTCAGAACTTACCACCACACATTACTCAAGTACCTGGTCCATCAGAAAAAGAAATACAGTTAG caCAAAAGGTGACAAAAGAACTGAAAGAGTTGGCACGAGAG GCACAGCCAGCTAATATTTCTAGTGTTCAAGGACTACGTAATGCAATGGGTGTAGGTTATGACCCCTCTGAATCACAACAAATATTCACACCTAGTTCATCACAGCCATCTAATCAAATAAATCAACCGACCCAACAATCATCAGAAATAAAGACCAGTCAACCATCTATTTCATCACAAGCCTCCACCAATCAGACGATAGAGTTACTACAGTCCAGCAACTACTCAACAAACATACCAAACATAATTTCTCAACATGTCACTACACCAACTTATCAACAAACCAACCCATTGGCGGTTCTCCAACAACAGTCTGTCCAACAACCATCAATTATGTTGCAACAACAGCCATCTTCACTTGTCCACCAACAACAGCAGTCACAAGTTCTACAGTCAACAGCAGTATCCTACCAGACAGCCACTTTAACAGCTTCATCATCAGTCCCTTTCAGTCAAGCAACTGGTACCTCATATAATCAGCCTATTACTGTGGGAGAAGTACCAGTTGTTGGACAGGAAGTGCAAAATGCTCCTGAAGGTTTGACAACTATAAATGATGATGACTCTGATATTGAAATGGACATTAGTGAATTCTTACAGTTTCCAAGTAATTAA
- the LOC143078936 gene encoding uncharacterized protein LOC143078936 isoform X2, with the protein MDDVDNPFQQLEAAKRQLIMEFKENAKSAQELEFWKRMEIVRDNYRHSQEDSSSGDTTDEEQDEGENLNKDKKTDEKVPDTASDEITQQKSAAGGRADEEKGLKERTVTFQILEMEHGAGDDTPLPQKNFIFQNVGMEHDFNHNATRCESVINLFENEDSNGLGALQLTEDKLERNETNHKNVSAEKANGYKVGIKDLFIAAKKTAKMEARESEKKRKLKEKELKKKQKIESRETERKRKLEENESKKKMIMEAQKSKEKKTREEKEIKNKRKMDKKKAKNQKKYEKCVAKGDEYESKQKRKEEIKSLQEKNISEANQSKQKRRAKNQKKYEKCLAKGDEYESKQKRKEEIKSLQKKNISEANQSKQKKRAKNLKKYEKCLAKGDEYESKQKRKEEIKSLQKKNISEANQSKQKKMFDRNDSTEKRNPEINDKKEKKEHKSIYETFIIDTKERNGEAKPVNRPKLMDFVRSLVGCILNRH; encoded by the exons ATGGATGACGTGGATAATCCGTTCCAGCAGTTAGAGGCTGCAAAAAGGCAGCTTATTATGgaatttaaagaaaatgcaaAGTCCGCTCAAGAATTGGAATTTTGGAAAAGAATGGAAATTGTAAGAGATAATTATCGACATTCACAAGAGGATAGTTCATCAGGAGATACGACAG ACGAAGAGCAAGACGAAGGAGAGAATCTGAATAAAGACAAGAAAACAGATGAAAAGGTACCAGATACAGCTTCAGATG aaATAACTCAACAGAAGTCAGCTGCTGGCGGAAGAGCAGACGAAGAAAAGGGTTTAAAAGAACGTACAGTTACATTCCAAATACTTGAGATGGAACATGGAGCAGGGGATGATACACCTTTGCCTCAAAAGAATTTTATATTCCAAAATGTTGGCATGGAGCATGACTTCAATCATAACGCTACAA gatgTGAATCcgtgatcaatttatttgaaaacgaAGACAGCAATGGACTGGGAGCTTTACAG TTGACAGAAGACAAACTTGAAAGAAATGAAACGAATCACAAAAACGTATCTGCTGAAAAGGCCAATGGTTACAAGGTTGGAATCAAAGATCTCTTCATAGCAGCAAAGAAAACAGCAAAAATGGAAGCAAGGGAGTCTGAgaagaaaagaaaactaaaagaaaaagaattaaagaaaaaacagaaaattgaaTCCCGGGAGACTGAAAGGAAAAGAAAACTAGAAGAAAATgaatcaaaaaagaaaatgataatggAGGCTCAGAAATCTAAGGAGAAAAAAACACGAGAAGaaaaggaaattaaaaataaaagaaagatggATAAAAAGAAAGCCAAGAAccaaaagaaatatgaaaaatgtgtAGCGAAGGGAGATGAATACGAgtcaaaacagaaaagaaaagaagaaataaaatcattacaggAAAAAAATATATCGGAGGCTAACCAATCTAAGCAGAAAAGGAGAGCTAAGAAccaaaagaaatatgaaaaatgtttAGCGAAGGGAGATGAATACGAgtcaaaacagaaaagaaaagaagaaataaaatcattacagaaaaaaaatatatcagaggCTAACCAATCTAAGCAGAAAAAGAGAGCTAAGAAcctaaagaaatatgaaaaatgtttAGCGAAGGGAGATGAATACGAGTCAAAACAGAAAAGGaaagaagaaataaaatcattacagaaaaaaaatatatcagaggCTAACCAATCtaagcagaaaaaaatgtttgatcgAAATGATTCTACAGAAAAAAGGAACCCAGAAATAAacgacaaaaaagaaaaaaaagaacataaatcTATTTACGAAACATTTATAATTGACACAAAGGAACGCAATG